From the bacterium genome, one window contains:
- the galK gene encoding galactokinase — translation MSGPSEVCAEAPGRVNLLGEHTDYNEGFVLPMPLRQVTRVFAARADGVVEAYAEVFDERLARKIGGPREGTWLDYVAGCVWALAQEGIHLPGARFRIERGVPPGAGLASSAALEVAVLRALRALYEIPLDDLRLALLAHRAEVEYVGVRCGVMDQIAGSLGRSGQALFLDTRSLQCEWVPIPAGYRFEVVDSGVPRRLVEAGYNRRRAECEESAARLGVRALRDLAPGDLERIARLPEPLGRRARHVVTENARVLAGVEALRAGDARTFGRLMVESHRSLVEDYEVSTPELDRLVDLAMEHGALGARLTGAGFGGSIVALVADR, via the coding sequence GTGAGCGGACCTTCCGAGGTCTGCGCGGAGGCCCCGGGCCGGGTCAACCTGCTGGGCGAGCACACCGACTACAACGAGGGTTTCGTTCTGCCGATGCCGCTCCGGCAGGTCACCCGCGTCTTCGCCGCGCGGGCCGACGGCGTGGTGGAGGCGTACGCCGAGGTATTCGATGAGCGACTGGCGCGTAAGATCGGAGGGCCGCGTGAGGGCACCTGGCTGGATTACGTCGCCGGCTGCGTGTGGGCGCTCGCCCAGGAAGGGATCCACCTGCCGGGCGCAAGGTTTCGCATTGAGCGCGGGGTGCCGCCCGGCGCCGGGCTGGCCAGTTCCGCCGCCCTCGAGGTCGCCGTCCTGCGCGCGCTGCGGGCCTTGTACGAGATCCCTTTGGATGACCTGCGGCTCGCGCTGCTCGCCCATCGGGCCGAGGTGGAGTATGTCGGCGTGCGCTGCGGCGTGATGGACCAGATCGCCGGGTCGTTGGGCAGATCAGGTCAGGCCCTGTTCCTGGACACGCGCAGTCTACAGTGTGAGTGGGTCCCCATCCCCGCGGGGTATCGGTTCGAGGTGGTGGATTCGGGCGTTCCGCGCCGGCTGGTGGAGGCCGGCTACAACCGGCGCCGCGCCGAGTGCGAAGAATCTGCGGCGCGCCTGGGCGTCCGGGCGCTGCGCGATCTTGCTCCCGGCGACCTGGAGCGGATCGCCCGGCTGCCCGAGCCGCTCGGACGGCGGGCCCGGCACGTCGTCACCGAGAATGCACGGGTCCTGGCAGGGGTCGAGGCCCTTCGGGCGGGAGACGCGCGGACGTTCGGACGGTTGATGGTCGAGTCGCACCGGTCGCTGGTGGAAGACTACGAAGTGTCTACCCCTGAGTTGGACCGGCTCGTGGACCTGGCGATGGAACACGGGGCGCTGGGCGCGCGTCTGACAGGGGCCGGTTTCGGCGGGAGCATCGTGGCGCTGGTGGCGGATCGGTAG
- a CDS encoding AbrB/MazE/SpoVT family DNA-binding domain-containing protein — MSTLTKKGQVTIPKGVRDALGLRPGMRVAFELREGEAVLRKQVDPQHIARWRGYLKPHVREGTDELLTRLR, encoded by the coding sequence GTGAGCACCCTTACCAAGAAGGGACAGGTGACGATTCCGAAGGGCGTGCGCGATGCCCTGGGGTTGCGGCCGGGCATGCGCGTTGCGTTTGAACTGCGCGAGGGCGAGGCCGTCTTGCGCAAGCAGGTAGATCCCCAGCACATCGCCCGCTGGCGCGGCTATCTCAAGCCACACGTGCGGGAAGGCACGGACGAGCTTCTGACGCGGCTCCGCTGA
- a CDS encoding ATP-binding protein — protein sequence MTSLQGRLILAFVTVALVSIAAVGVISSATIRAEFDHYFLGGPMMLPPPGHVPPGQPLPPGAIGRPRMPHTADPGEMRRMMRRMMGPEELHFLAQLRRTTWLAALAGGLAAVLLGILMARYLTTPLRRMSDAAARIGRGDLAQEVPVPSDDDLGNLARAFNTMAADLRRLEESRRNLVADIAHELGTPLSVLQANLEGMLDGVVEPAPDRLAALHTQVRLLARLVEDLRDLSLAQAGRLPLHRAPTDLSALVVDAAAAVGPHAADKSVSVQSRIAAGLPAVSVDRERMMQVVHNLLDNAIRNTPAGGAVTVGLEADPDELRFWVADTGPGIPPGETERIFDRFYRLDASRSRASGGSGLGLAIVKSLVEAHGGRVWVESREGEGSRFTVALPRSS from the coding sequence GTGACTAGCCTGCAGGGGCGGCTGATCCTGGCCTTCGTGACCGTGGCCCTGGTTTCCATTGCCGCGGTAGGCGTCATCTCGAGTGCAACGATCCGGGCCGAGTTTGACCACTACTTCTTGGGCGGTCCAATGATGCTGCCCCCGCCGGGCCATGTGCCACCGGGGCAGCCGCTCCCTCCCGGCGCCATCGGGCGGCCCCGCATGCCACACACGGCCGATCCTGGAGAGATGCGCCGGATGATGCGGCGCATGATGGGACCGGAGGAGTTGCACTTCCTCGCGCAGTTGCGCCGGACGACCTGGCTGGCTGCCCTGGCCGGAGGCTTGGCTGCCGTGCTGCTGGGGATCCTCATGGCCCGCTACCTGACGACCCCCCTGCGCCGGATGTCGGACGCCGCGGCGCGCATAGGTCGGGGAGATCTGGCCCAGGAGGTACCGGTGCCGTCGGACGACGATCTGGGCAACCTGGCACGCGCGTTCAACACCATGGCCGCCGACCTGAGGCGACTGGAGGAGAGCCGCCGCAACCTGGTGGCCGACATCGCGCACGAACTCGGCACACCGCTGTCGGTGCTGCAGGCCAACCTGGAAGGTATGCTGGACGGTGTGGTGGAGCCCGCGCCCGATCGCCTGGCCGCGCTTCACACGCAGGTGCGCCTGCTGGCGCGGCTCGTCGAGGACTTGCGGGACCTGTCGCTGGCACAGGCCGGCCGGCTGCCGCTTCACCGGGCGCCGACGGATCTGAGCGCATTGGTGGTCGACGCAGCGGCGGCGGTAGGTCCGCATGCCGCGGACAAGAGCGTCTCCGTGCAGAGCCGGATAGCAGCCGGGCTTCCAGCGGTCAGCGTGGACCGCGAGCGGATGATGCAGGTCGTCCACAACCTGCTCGACAACGCGATCCGCAACACGCCCGCGGGCGGAGCCGTGACCGTGGGGCTAGAAGCCGACCCGGACGAGCTTCGGTTCTGGGTGGCCGACACCGGGCCGGGCATCCCTCCAGGGGAAACCGAGCGGATCTTTGACCGGTTCTACAGGCTGGACGCCTCGCGATCGCGCGCGAGCGGCGGCTCAGGGCTCGGGCTCGCGATCGTGAAGTCGCTGGTCGAAGCGCATGGCGGGCGGGTGTGGGTGGAGAGCCGGGAGGGGGAGGGGAGCAGGTTCACGGTGGCGCTGCCGCGGTCTTCCTGA